Proteins from a genomic interval of Pogoniulus pusillus isolate bPogPus1 chromosome 42, bPogPus1.pri, whole genome shotgun sequence:
- the LRRTM4 gene encoding leucine-rich repeat transmembrane neuronal protein 4 isoform X4, which yields MGFHLMKQLRGMSVVLVLLPTALLVVLAGAQRACPKSCRCDGKIVYCESHAFRDIPQNISGGSQGLSLRYNSIQKLKSNQFAGLNQLIWLYLDHNYISSVDEDAFQGIRRLKELILSSNKITHLHNRTFHPVPNLRNLDLSYNKLQVLQSEQFKGLRKLLILHLRSNSLKTVPIRIFQDCRNLDFLDLGYNRLRSLSRNAFAGLLKLTELHLEHNQFSKINFAHFPRLFNLRSIYLQWNRIRSISQGLTWTWSSLHNLDLSGNDITGIEPGTFQCLPNLQKLNLDSNKLTNISQETINTWISLISITLSGNMWECTRSICPLFTWLKNFKGNKESTMICAGPKHIQGEKVSDAVETYNICAEIQVVVTEKSHQPPKTPQRPLFIPRPTVSKLESNQPTSAAPSPSAEPPTPGVEPDYEHVSFHKIIAGSVALFLSVAMILLVIYVSWKRYPASMKQLQQHSLMKRRRKKARESERQMSSPLQEYYVDYKPTNSETMDVSVNGSGPCTYTISGSRECEV from the exons ATGG GTTTCCATTTAATGAAGCAGCTGAGAGGCATGAGCGTGGTGTTAGTGCTGCTTCCTACGgcgctgctggtggtgctggcgGGGGCTCAGCGAGCCTGCCCCAAGAGCTGCCGCTGCGACGGCAAGATCGTCTACTGCGAGTCGCACGCCTTCAGGGACATCCCCCAGAACATCTCCGGCGGCTCCCAAGGCTTATCCCTGCGCTacaacagcatccagaagctgaAATCCAATCAGTTCGCGGGCCTGAACCAGCTCATATGGCTTTACCTTGACCACAACTACATCAGCTCGGTGGACGAGGACGCGTTCCAGGGCATCCGCCggctgaaggagctgatccTGAGCTCCAACAAGATCACTCATCTGCACAACAGAACCTTCCACCCCGTGCCCAACCTCCGCAACCTGGACCTCTCTTACAAcaagctgcaggtgctgcagtcGGAGCAGTTCAAGGGCCTGCGGAAGCTGCTGATCCTGCACCTGCGCTCCAACTCGCTCAAGACGGTGCCCATCCGCATCTTCCAGGACTGCCGCAACCTCGACTTCCTGGACCTGGGCTACAACCGCCTGCGCAGCCTGTCCCGCAACGCCTTCGCCGGCCTGCTGAAGCTGACCGAGCTCCACTTGGAGCACAACCAGTTCTCCAAGATCAACTTCGCCCACTTCCCGCGCCTCTTCAACCTGCGCTCCATCTACCTGCAGTGGAACAGGATCCGCTCCATCAGCCAAGGCTTGACGTGGACTTGGAGTTCCTTGCACAACTTGGATTTATCGGGCAATGACATCACGGGgatagagcctggcaccttccagtgcctccccaACCTCCAGAAGCTGAACCTGGATTCCAACAAACTCACCAACATCTCGCAGGAGACCATCAACACGTGGATCTCGCTCATCTCcatcaccctctctgggaatATGTGGGAATGTACTCGGAGCATTTGCCCTCTCTTTACTTGGCTTAAGAACTTCAAGGGCAACAAGGAGAGCACCATGATCTGCGCGGGCCCTAAGCACATCCAGGGCGAGAAAGTCAGCGACGCTGTGGAAACCTACAACATCTGTGCTGAAATCCAGGTGGTGGTGACCGAGAAGTCCCACCAGCCCCCCAAAACCCCTCAGAGACCTCTCTTCATCCCCAGACCCACTGTTTCCAAACTGGAAAGCAATCAGCCGACGTCCGCCGCGCCGAGCCCCTCCGCGGAGCCGCCGACGCCCGGGGTGGAACCGGACTACGAGCACGTCTCCTTCCACAAGATCATCGCGGGCAGCGTGGCTCTCTTCCTCTCCGTGGCCATGATCCTCTTGGTGATCTACGTGTCCTGGAAGCGTTACCCAGCCAGCatgaagcagctgcagcagcactcgcTGATGAAGAGGCGCAGGAAAAAGGCCAGGGAGTCTGAGAGGCAAATGAGCTCTCCCTTGCAGGAGTATTACGTGGACTACAAGCCAACAAACTCTGAGACCATGGATGTATCGGTTAATGGATCTGGGCCCTGCACCTATACCATCTCTGGCTCCAGGGAATGCGAGGTATGA
- the LRRTM4 gene encoding leucine-rich repeat transmembrane neuronal protein 4 isoform X3, whose translation MGFHLMKQLRGMSVVLVLLPTALLVVLAGAQRACPKSCRCDGKIVYCESHAFRDIPQNISGGSQGLSLRYNSIQKLKSNQFAGLNQLIWLYLDHNYISSVDEDAFQGIRRLKELILSSNKITHLHNRTFHPVPNLRNLDLSYNKLQVLQSEQFKGLRKLLILHLRSNSLKTVPIRIFQDCRNLDFLDLGYNRLRSLSRNAFAGLLKLTELHLEHNQFSKINFAHFPRLFNLRSIYLQWNRIRSISQGLTWTWSSLHNLDLSGNDITGIEPGTFQCLPNLQKLNLDSNKLTNISQETINTWISLISITLSGNMWECTRSICPLFTWLKNFKGNKESTMICAGPKHIQGEKVSDAVETYNICAEIQVVVTEKSHQPPKTPQRPLFIPRPTVSKLESNQPTSAAPSPSAEPPTPGVEPDYEHVSFHKIIAGSVALFLSVAMILLVIYVSWKRYPASMKQLQQHSLMKRRRKKARESERQMSSPLQEYYVDYKPTNSETMDVSVNGSGPCTYTISGSRECEAQNPVRAQPLCVMSLATQIDNRIRTA comes from the exons ATGG GTTTCCATTTAATGAAGCAGCTGAGAGGCATGAGCGTGGTGTTAGTGCTGCTTCCTACGgcgctgctggtggtgctggcgGGGGCTCAGCGAGCCTGCCCCAAGAGCTGCCGCTGCGACGGCAAGATCGTCTACTGCGAGTCGCACGCCTTCAGGGACATCCCCCAGAACATCTCCGGCGGCTCCCAAGGCTTATCCCTGCGCTacaacagcatccagaagctgaAATCCAATCAGTTCGCGGGCCTGAACCAGCTCATATGGCTTTACCTTGACCACAACTACATCAGCTCGGTGGACGAGGACGCGTTCCAGGGCATCCGCCggctgaaggagctgatccTGAGCTCCAACAAGATCACTCATCTGCACAACAGAACCTTCCACCCCGTGCCCAACCTCCGCAACCTGGACCTCTCTTACAAcaagctgcaggtgctgcagtcGGAGCAGTTCAAGGGCCTGCGGAAGCTGCTGATCCTGCACCTGCGCTCCAACTCGCTCAAGACGGTGCCCATCCGCATCTTCCAGGACTGCCGCAACCTCGACTTCCTGGACCTGGGCTACAACCGCCTGCGCAGCCTGTCCCGCAACGCCTTCGCCGGCCTGCTGAAGCTGACCGAGCTCCACTTGGAGCACAACCAGTTCTCCAAGATCAACTTCGCCCACTTCCCGCGCCTCTTCAACCTGCGCTCCATCTACCTGCAGTGGAACAGGATCCGCTCCATCAGCCAAGGCTTGACGTGGACTTGGAGTTCCTTGCACAACTTGGATTTATCGGGCAATGACATCACGGGgatagagcctggcaccttccagtgcctccccaACCTCCAGAAGCTGAACCTGGATTCCAACAAACTCACCAACATCTCGCAGGAGACCATCAACACGTGGATCTCGCTCATCTCcatcaccctctctgggaatATGTGGGAATGTACTCGGAGCATTTGCCCTCTCTTTACTTGGCTTAAGAACTTCAAGGGCAACAAGGAGAGCACCATGATCTGCGCGGGCCCTAAGCACATCCAGGGCGAGAAAGTCAGCGACGCTGTGGAAACCTACAACATCTGTGCTGAAATCCAGGTGGTGGTGACCGAGAAGTCCCACCAGCCCCCCAAAACCCCTCAGAGACCTCTCTTCATCCCCAGACCCACTGTTTCCAAACTGGAAAGCAATCAGCCGACGTCCGCCGCGCCGAGCCCCTCCGCGGAGCCGCCGACGCCCGGGGTGGAACCGGACTACGAGCACGTCTCCTTCCACAAGATCATCGCGGGCAGCGTGGCTCTCTTCCTCTCCGTGGCCATGATCCTCTTGGTGATCTACGTGTCCTGGAAGCGTTACCCAGCCAGCatgaagcagctgcagcagcactcgcTGATGAAGAGGCGCAGGAAAAAGGCCAGGGAGTCTGAGAGGCAAATGAGCTCTCCCTTGCAGGAGTATTACGTGGACTACAAGCCAACAAACTCTGAGACCATGGATGTATCGGTTAATGGATCTGGGCCCTGCACCTATACCATCTCTGGCTCCAGGGAATGCGAG